One genomic segment of Bacteroides caccae includes these proteins:
- a CDS encoding HlyD family secretion protein — protein sequence MTTTKSQNSNMLLAFLTLLGVIAIVAVVGFFMLRKGPEIIQGQAEVTEYRVSSKVPGRILEFRVKEGQQINAGDTLAILEAPDVVAKMEQARAAEAAAQAQNEKAIKGARQEQIQAAYEMWQKAQAGVTIAEKSYKRVKNLYEQGVMPAQKLDEVTAQRDAAIATEKAAKAQYTMAKNGAEREDKMAAEALVNRAKGAVAEVESYIKETYLIAPASGEVSEIFPKVGELVGTGAPIMNIAELNDMWVTFNVREDLLKNLTMGTEFEAVVPALDNKAIKLKVYYLKDLGTYAAWKATKTTGQFDLKTFEVKASPLEKIENLRPGMSVIIDK from the coding sequence ATGACAACTACAAAATCACAAAACAGCAATATGCTGCTTGCATTCCTTACCCTGCTGGGAGTTATTGCAATCGTTGCAGTCGTTGGTTTTTTCATGCTTCGCAAAGGACCTGAGATTATCCAAGGACAGGCTGAAGTTACTGAATATCGTGTTTCAAGCAAAGTTCCGGGACGTATATTGGAATTTCGCGTGAAAGAAGGCCAACAAATAAATGCCGGTGACACACTGGCTATCCTGGAAGCGCCGGACGTAGTGGCCAAAATGGAACAGGCGCGTGCCGCGGAAGCTGCCGCACAAGCGCAGAATGAAAAAGCAATCAAGGGTGCCCGTCAGGAACAGATACAGGCTGCTTATGAAATGTGGCAAAAAGCACAGGCAGGAGTTACCATTGCCGAAAAATCATACAAGAGGGTGAAGAACCTTTATGAACAAGGAGTAATGCCCGCACAAAAACTGGACGAAGTTACTGCACAGCGTGACGCCGCCATTGCCACTGAGAAAGCTGCGAAAGCACAATATACAATGGCTAAGAACGGAGCCGAACGTGAGGACAAAATGGCTGCGGAAGCACTGGTTAACCGGGCAAAAGGAGCTGTTGCCGAAGTTGAATCTTATATTAAGGAGACGTATCTGATCGCTCCTGCTTCGGGAGAAGTATCGGAGATATTTCCCAAAGTAGGCGAACTGGTAGGTACAGGCGCACCGATTATGAATATCGCCGAACTCAACGATATGTGGGTAACGTTCAACGTACGTGAAGACTTGCTCAAGAACCTGACTATGGGAACAGAATTTGAAGCTGTTGTACCTGCACTTGACAATAAAGCCATCAAACTGAAAGTATATTATCTGAAAGATTTAGGTACTTACGCTGCTTGGAAGGCAACCAAAACAACCGGCCAGTTCGACCTGAAAACATTCGAAGTGAAAGCCAGCCCTCTGGAGAAAATAGAAAATCTTCGTCCGGGTATGTCTGTCATCATTGATAAGTAA